One genomic window of Arvicanthis niloticus isolate mArvNil1 chromosome 24, mArvNil1.pat.X, whole genome shotgun sequence includes the following:
- the LOC143437717 gene encoding disintegrin and metalloproteinase domain-containing protein 1a, with protein sequence MSVRGFASGLSSLQIRQVTLKEAKLTPHIWAVQHWNLGLRLVPGHTSVRVGILVLLILLPSTFCDIGSVYNSSYETVIPKRLPGKGSEDPGGKVSYMLLMQGQKQLLHLEVKGHYSENNFPVYSYHNGILGQEMPLLSQDCHYEGYMEGVPGSFVSVNICSGLRGVLIKEETSYGIEPMLSSQTFEHVLYTMAHQPVVSCSVTPKDSLGNTSHQQRSRMPDDLLVLSDLWSYTKYVEMFVVVNQQRFQMWGSNVNKTVQAVVDIIALANSFTRGINTEVVLVGLEVWTEGDPIEVPVDLEATLRNFNFWRQEKLVGRVRHDVAHLIVGHRPGENEGQAFLDGACSDEFAAAVEAFHHEDVFLFAALMAHELGHNLGIQHDHPSCICGPKHLCLMHEKIRKDSGFSNCSSDHFLHFLHEHRGACLLDEPWRQSRKRRDARCGNGVVEDPEECDCGSACDSHPCCGPACTLKEGAQCSEGLCCYQCTFKKRGSLCRPAEDVCDLPEYCNGNSQECPANSYMQDGTQCDRIYYCSGGWCKNPDKQCSRIYGYPARSAPEECYIAVNTKANRFGNCGHPTSATLRYETCSDEDVFCGKLVCTDVRYLPQVKPLHSLLQVPYGDDWCWSMDAYNITDIPDYGDVQSGTYCAPNKVCMEYICTSHGVLQYDCEPQEMCHGNGVCNNLKHCHCNAGFAPPDCSSPGNGGSVDSGPVGKVTDRNLSLITFEESQDATMEDDEVNLKVLLLVIPIFLIVLLCVLMFIAYLWSEVQEAVSPGSSSEESESESWSES encoded by the coding sequence GGTCTGAGACTAGTGCCAGGACACACATCTGTCAGAGTAGGGATCTTGGTGCTACTGATTCTTCTCCCGAGCACATTCTGTGACATAGGATCTGTATATAATTCTTCCTATGAAACAGTCATCCCCAAGAGACTGCCAGGCAAGGGGAGTGAAGATCCTGGAGGGAAGGTATCCTACATGCTGTTGATGCAAGGCCAAAAGCAGCTGCTTCACCTCGAGGTAAAGGGACACTACTCTGAGAATAACTTCCCAGTCTACAGTTACCACAATGGCATCCTGGGGCAAGAAAtgcctctcctctcccaggactGCCACTATGAAGGCTACATGGAAGGGGTGCCAGGCTCCTTTGTTTCTGTCAACATCTGTTCAGGCCTCAGGGGAGTCTTGATTAAAGAGGAAACATCCTATGGCATTGAGCCCATGCTCTCTTCCCAAACCTTTGAACATGTCCTCTACACCATGGCACATCAGCCTGTGGTCTCCTGCAGTGTCACTCCTAAAGACAGCCTGGGGAACACCAGCCACCAACAAAGGAGCAGGATGCCCGATGACCTACTGGTTCTGTCTGACTTGTGGTCATACACCAAGTATGTGGAGATGTTTGTTGTGGTCAACCAGCAGCGGTTCCAGATGTGGGGCAGTAATGTCAACAAGACGGTCCAGGCAGTAGTGGATATCATTGCTCTGGCCAACAGCTTCACTAGGGGAATAAACACAGAGGTGGTGCTGGTGGGCCTGGAAGTGTGGACAGAGGGGGACCCGATAGAAGTCCCGGTGGACCTGGAGGCTACACTCAGGAATTTCAActtctggagacaggagaaactCGTGGGCCGGGTCAGGCATGATGTGGCACACTTGATTGTTGGGCATCGCCCAGGAGAGAACGAGGGCCAGGCGTTTCTCGATGGTGCCTGTTCGGATGAGTTTGCGGCGGCTGTGGAGGCCTTCCATCATGAAGATGTCTTCCTGTTTGCCGCGCTCATGGCCCACGAGCTCGGGCACAACCTGGGTATCCAGCACGACCACCCGAGCTGCATCTGTGGTCCTAAGCACTTGTGCCTCATGCATGAGAAGATCAGGAAGGACAGTGGCTTCAGCAACTGCAGCTCTGACCACTTCCTCCATTTCCTCCACGAGCACAGAGGGGCCTGCCTGCTTGACGAGCCTTGGCGCCAGAGCCGCAAGCGCAGAGATGCCCGCTGTGGAAATGGTGTGGTGGAGGATCCGGAGGAGTGTGACTGCGGTAGTGCCTGTGACAGCCACCCATGCTGTGGGCCAGCATGTACACTGAAGGAGGGTGCACAGTGCAGTGAGGGACTCTGCTGCTACCAATGTACATTCAAGAAGAGAGGGAGCTTATGTCGCCCTGCTGAAGACGTGTGTGACCTTCCCGAGTACTGTAATGGCAATTCTCAAGAATGCCCTGCAAACAGCTACATGCAGGATGGCACACAATGTGATAGGATTTACTACTGCTCTGGGGGTTGGTGTAAGAACCCTGATAAGCAATGCTCAAGAATCTATGGGTATCCTGCAAGATCTGCCCCTGAGGAATGTTACATTGCAGTTAATACTAAAGCGAACCGGTTTGGAAACTGTGGACATCCCACCTCGGCTACCTTAAGATATGAAACATGTTCCGATGAGGATGTATTTTGTGGGAAACTGGTATGTACAGATGTTAGATACTTGCCACAAGTCAAACCCCTGCACTCACTCCTCCAGGTTCCTTATGGGGATGACTGGTGTTGGAGTATGGATGCCTATAACATTACTGATATTCCTGACTATGGAGATGTGCAGAGTGGCACCTACTGTGCTCCTAACAAAGTCTGCATGGAGTACATCTGCACTAGTCATGGGGTGCTCCAGTATGACTGTGAGCCACAGGAAATGTGTCATGGGAATGGTGTGTGCAACAATTTAAAGCACTGTCACTGTAATGCTGGCTTTGCCCCTCCTGACTGCAGCAGCCCAGGAAATGGGGGGAGTGTGGACAGCGGTCCTGTTGGTAAGGTGACTGATCGAAACTTGAGTCTTATCACATTTGAGGAGAGTCAGGATGCTACGATGGAGGATGACGAGGTAAACCTGAAAGTGCTGCTGCTTGTGATCCCTATATTTCTCATCGTTTTACTGTGTGTTCTAATGTTCATCGCCTACCTCTGGTCTGAAGTACAAGAAGCAGTATCTCCAGGGAGTTCGTCAGAAGAGTCAGAGTCAGAATCCTGGTCCGAGTCATAG